A stretch of Rhizobium sp. TH2 DNA encodes these proteins:
- a CDS encoding XRE family transcriptional regulator, with protein sequence MTPAQARAARAILRLSTKQVAQLAAVAPNTVNRVEQDDVGVRGPNPTTVNAIKRIYEERGIEFLSAQDSGIRIREGSKIG encoded by the coding sequence ATGACACCTGCCCAAGCCCGTGCCGCGCGTGCAATTCTCAGATTGTCAACAAAGCAGGTTGCTCAACTTGCAGCGGTTGCACCTAATACGGTGAATCGAGTGGAGCAGGACGATGTAGGTGTTCGCGGCCCCAACCCAACAACAGTGAACGCCATTAAGAGAATTTATGAAGAGCGAGGAATTGAGTTTCTCAGCGCCCAAGATTCCGGCATTCGAATCCGGGAAGGCAGCAAGATCGGATAA
- a CDS encoding sensor domain-containing diguanylate cyclase — translation MADFVGGLSGTVHLTSASRNLVDEVAQWGTVRSSVAQFAPEDCWALRRGQEHISGPEILSPRCAHITENGNYGYVCMPLAAQGETLGILHLCEPNAAEKPRWLDERRQILRGIVDTLALELANLRLRETLRQQSIRDPNTGLFNRRYLEETSSRELRRMERSHLPLVMIMLDVDHFKQFNDTFGHEAGDLVLKQVAATMLDNAREADIVSRYGGEEFAVVMPGASLQEGIERAEALRVAVKQLHVTHRGRTLGTITMSLGVAAYPEHGASWSELANAADHALYKAKEEGRDRAVASGGEAQTERTPIHVVPR, via the coding sequence ATGGCTGACTTCGTCGGCGGTCTCAGCGGCACCGTCCACCTGACGAGCGCATCGCGCAACCTGGTCGACGAGGTGGCGCAATGGGGCACGGTCCGTTCGAGCGTCGCGCAGTTCGCGCCGGAGGATTGCTGGGCGCTGCGGCGTGGGCAGGAGCATATCTCCGGGCCGGAGATCCTCTCCCCGCGCTGCGCTCACATCACGGAAAACGGCAATTACGGCTATGTCTGCATGCCGCTCGCCGCGCAGGGCGAAACGCTGGGCATCCTGCACCTGTGCGAGCCCAACGCAGCCGAGAAACCCCGGTGGCTTGACGAGCGGCGGCAGATCCTGCGCGGCATCGTCGACACGCTCGCTCTGGAGCTGGCAAACCTTCGCCTGCGCGAGACGCTTCGGCAGCAGTCGATCCGCGACCCCAACACCGGGCTCTTCAATCGCCGCTACCTCGAGGAAACGAGCAGCCGCGAACTCAGGCGCATGGAGCGGTCCCATCTGCCGCTGGTCATGATCATGCTCGACGTCGATCACTTCAAGCAGTTCAACGATACGTTCGGCCACGAAGCGGGCGATCTGGTACTCAAGCAAGTGGCGGCGACGATGCTCGACAACGCCAGGGAAGCCGACATCGTGTCGCGTTATGGCGGCGAAGAGTTTGCCGTAGTTATGCCCGGAGCCTCCCTGCAGGAGGGAATCGAACGCGCGGAGGCTCTGCGCGTTGCGGTAAAGCAGCTTCACGTGACGCATCGGGGCCGCACACTTGGTACCATTACCATGTCGCTTGGCGTAGCTGCTTATCCCGAACACGGGGCGAGCTGGTCCGAGCTCGCCAATGCGGCCGACCATGCCCTTTACAAGGCCAAGGAAGAGGGACGCGACCGTGCAGTAGCGTCGGGCGGCGAGGCCCAGACCGAACGCACGCCCATTCATGTGGTGCCAAGGTGA
- a CDS encoding PAS domain-containing protein encodes MRIKNQIIVSVLGATALIGLVGAAAVLTQQRLAEAHAVTEATNVSRQFAQTIAFRPSDGQSSLFDRPEALREFVKHHQQSSNRDFIVVDRKKIILADSSDEERVVGQPFEEDAGNEVALTMEDGAPRHFLEDNHHAETQHELMVVPVEYPTGTVVGAVALEYAPVLAAVQKSASAMQWIVGPFAAAAMLAAVGLLSILLRHFNSGLSSLTAGMKSLAEGQAGTRITNASDDEFGELAKGFNAMAAELETSRGELLVQKSYVEDIVQAAAEGIVVMDGDGRVVSANPAAAAMLGLRADRIAGQDWRSVITMEQPENGGPVRAASLVELALTTGRQHQAEVRLLRPDRTAMPTIASCGPLSSSEGGVVLTLSDISELRRAERVVSERANELAKRQPRTTGEIRNDLPPCQAGRASAGLRHLPRGVLGGRIGDG; translated from the coding sequence GTGCGCATCAAAAATCAGATCATCGTTTCCGTGCTCGGCGCCACGGCCCTGATCGGGTTGGTTGGCGCGGCCGCCGTCTTGACGCAACAGCGCCTAGCCGAGGCGCACGCAGTGACAGAGGCGACCAACGTCTCCCGGCAATTCGCGCAAACGATCGCCTTCAGGCCGTCCGACGGCCAGAGTTCGCTGTTCGACCGACCCGAGGCGCTGCGCGAATTCGTGAAGCATCATCAGCAGAGTTCCAACCGAGATTTCATCGTCGTCGACCGCAAGAAGATCATTCTGGCCGACAGTTCGGACGAAGAGCGGGTCGTTGGCCAGCCGTTCGAGGAGGACGCAGGCAACGAGGTCGCCCTGACGATGGAGGACGGCGCTCCGCGCCATTTCCTCGAAGATAATCACCATGCCGAAACACAGCATGAGCTGATGGTCGTCCCCGTGGAATATCCAACTGGCACGGTTGTCGGCGCAGTGGCGCTCGAATACGCGCCCGTGCTGGCGGCGGTGCAGAAGAGCGCGAGCGCGATGCAGTGGATCGTAGGCCCGTTCGCTGCGGCGGCCATGTTGGCCGCGGTCGGTCTGCTATCTATACTCCTGCGCCATTTCAATTCCGGGCTATCTAGCCTCACCGCGGGAATGAAGTCGCTGGCCGAGGGCCAGGCCGGCACGCGCATCACGAACGCTTCCGACGATGAGTTCGGCGAACTGGCGAAGGGCTTCAACGCCATGGCGGCGGAGCTCGAAACATCACGCGGCGAGCTGCTGGTGCAGAAATCTTACGTCGAGGACATTGTTCAGGCCGCGGCGGAGGGCATCGTCGTCATGGATGGCGACGGAAGGGTCGTTTCGGCCAATCCGGCGGCGGCGGCGATGCTCGGTCTGCGGGCCGACCGGATCGCGGGCCAGGACTGGCGTTCCGTGATCACGATGGAGCAACCCGAGAATGGCGGCCCAGTTCGCGCCGCGTCCCTGGTCGAACTGGCGCTGACGACCGGGCGCCAGCATCAGGCCGAAGTGCGCCTGCTGCGGCCAGACCGCACCGCGATGCCCACCATTGCGAGCTGCGGCCCGCTGAGCAGCAGCGAGGGAGGCGTCGTGCTGACCTTGAGCGACATCAGTGAGCTACGCCGCGCCGAAAGGGTGGTCAGCGAGCGGGCCAATGAGCTGGCAAAACGTCAACCGCGAACTACAGGAGAAATCCGAAACGACCTCCCGCCTTGTCAAGCTGGGAGAGCTTCTGCAGGCTTGCGTCACCTTCCCCGAGGCGTTCTCGGTGGTCGGATCGGCGATGGCTGA
- a CDS encoding Bug family tripartite tricarboxylate transporter substrate binding protein, with product MNFRKQIFGFAALMALLVPTSASWAAGFPERTIKMVVPFAAGGSTDLVARLVADKMSNLLGQQIIVENVGGAGGNIGAAQVVRAEPDGYTILMGTVATHALNPLILKTKPYDPEKDFAPVSLLVIVPNVLVVNPQFPAKDINELIALLKKNPDKYVYASSGNGTPLHLSGELFKTMTGLTMEHVPYKGSGPALTDLLGNQVPMMFDNLPSSSGHIKSGSLRALGVTTKERVASFPDVPAIAETVPGYETYSWNALFAPAGTPPEVISTLQQAAAKALQDPEVVDRMGEFSATIVGSTPEQLSEHVKAELAKWAPIVKSSGIQLD from the coding sequence ATGAATTTTCGAAAGCAGATATTCGGCTTTGCTGCGCTGATGGCGTTGCTCGTACCGACCTCGGCAAGCTGGGCCGCTGGTTTCCCCGAGCGCACCATCAAAATGGTCGTGCCCTTCGCGGCAGGCGGCTCGACGGATCTGGTCGCCCGGCTCGTGGCCGACAAGATGTCGAACCTTCTTGGCCAGCAAATCATCGTGGAGAATGTCGGGGGTGCCGGCGGCAATATCGGCGCTGCGCAAGTCGTGCGGGCAGAGCCTGACGGTTACACCATTCTCATGGGGACCGTCGCGACACATGCCCTCAACCCGCTGATTCTGAAAACCAAGCCCTATGATCCTGAAAAGGATTTCGCGCCTGTATCGCTGCTTGTCATCGTGCCGAATGTGCTGGTAGTGAACCCTCAGTTCCCCGCCAAGGACATCAATGAGCTGATCGCACTGCTTAAGAAGAATCCTGATAAATACGTCTATGCGTCCTCGGGCAACGGAACGCCGCTCCATCTCTCCGGCGAGCTGTTCAAGACGATGACAGGCTTGACCATGGAGCACGTTCCCTACAAGGGGTCGGGACCTGCGCTCACCGATTTGCTCGGCAATCAGGTCCCCATGATGTTCGATAATCTTCCGTCGTCATCAGGGCATATCAAGAGCGGAAGCCTGAGAGCTCTGGGCGTAACGACAAAGGAGCGTGTCGCATCCTTCCCGGATGTTCCCGCCATTGCGGAGACCGTTCCTGGTTATGAAACCTACAGCTGGAACGCCCTCTTCGCACCGGCAGGTACGCCGCCGGAGGTTATTTCGACTCTTCAGCAGGCCGCCGCGAAAGCGCTGCAGGACCCTGAGGTCGTCGATCGCATGGGTGAGTTTAGTGCGACGATCGTCGGCTCGACGCCGGAACAGTTGTCGGAGCATGTCAAGGCCGAGCTCGCCAAATGGGCTCCGATCGTCAAGAGCAGCGGCATCCAGCTCGACTGA
- a CDS encoding adenylate/guanylate cyclase domain-containing protein yields MQLAVPLLKRGSWSMFQVVADCGGAVGTVEQARPAKTSGLKSGGAGAEPSRAVAAFWPSCDGRSAGMDFPVPENEVERLAAVQAYHVYGTAPEPGFDDLTDLAAVIANVPIAMVNIVGDTKIWLKSRHGVPPDIEEVPRAGVCCSDLLVVPNTIADERFREMPFIATEPFIRFYAGMPLIDSGGRALGTLCLMDVTPRELTFETSECIRRIARQTTAQLELRLKIAELMRSQQNLAAEKQRSDDLLLNILPRNIAAELTEKGSVEPRHHPSATILFTDFVDFTRSAAELSPREVVDDLDMYFSEFDSIVARHGLEKLKTIGDSYMCAGGLMLGQKDHAVRSCLAALEIKHFVMRSNQRWTAIGERPWHLRVGLHSGSVMSGVVGKKKFTYDVWGDAVNIASRMESTDEADHVNISESTYQQVKPYFDCTARGALEVKNRGKMTMYFLDRLKPEYSADLDGVEANERLKSALAGTSVLWSLH; encoded by the coding sequence ATGCAGCTCGCCGTTCCGTTGCTCAAGCGGGGAAGTTGGAGTATGTTTCAGGTGGTAGCCGACTGCGGAGGAGCGGTCGGAACGGTTGAGCAGGCAAGGCCCGCAAAAACATCAGGTCTCAAATCTGGAGGGGCCGGAGCAGAACCGTCCCGAGCGGTCGCGGCATTTTGGCCTTCGTGCGATGGGAGGAGCGCCGGCATGGACTTTCCCGTACCCGAAAACGAAGTCGAGCGCTTGGCCGCGGTGCAGGCCTACCACGTATACGGCACGGCCCCCGAACCCGGCTTCGACGACCTTACCGATCTCGCCGCGGTGATCGCCAATGTACCGATTGCGATGGTCAACATCGTCGGCGACACCAAGATCTGGCTGAAATCCCGTCACGGCGTTCCTCCGGATATCGAGGAGGTCCCCCGCGCCGGCGTCTGCTGCAGCGACTTGCTGGTCGTTCCCAACACGATCGCCGACGAGCGTTTCAGGGAAATGCCCTTCATCGCAACCGAACCCTTCATCCGCTTTTACGCTGGCATGCCGCTGATCGATTCTGGTGGCCGGGCGCTGGGAACGCTCTGCCTCATGGATGTCACGCCGCGCGAGCTCACCTTCGAGACATCCGAATGCATCCGGCGCATCGCGCGCCAGACCACCGCCCAGCTCGAACTGCGTCTGAAGATCGCCGAGCTTATGCGCTCACAGCAGAACCTGGCCGCCGAGAAGCAACGCTCCGACGACCTGCTCCTCAACATCCTGCCCCGCAACATAGCTGCGGAATTGACCGAGAAGGGCTCGGTCGAACCTCGCCACCATCCCTCCGCGACGATCTTGTTCACCGACTTCGTCGACTTCACCCGATCCGCGGCTGAACTCTCCCCGCGGGAGGTGGTCGATGACCTCGATATGTACTTCTCGGAATTCGACAGCATTGTCGCGCGGCATGGGCTGGAAAAACTCAAGACCATCGGCGACTCCTATATGTGCGCTGGCGGTCTGATGCTGGGCCAAAAGGACCATGCTGTCCGTAGCTGCCTTGCGGCTCTCGAAATCAAGCACTTTGTGATGCGCTCGAACCAGCGCTGGACTGCGATCGGCGAGCGACCCTGGCACCTGCGCGTCGGCCTGCACAGCGGCAGCGTGATGTCCGGCGTCGTGGGAAAGAAGAAGTTCACCTACGATGTCTGGGGCGACGCGGTGAATATTGCATCGCGAATGGAGAGCACCGACGAAGCCGACCACGTCAACATTTCCGAAAGCACGTATCAACAGGTGAAGCCGTATTTCGATTGCACGGCGCGGGGTGCCCTCGAGGTTAAAAACCGGGGCAAAATGACGATGTATTTCCTCGACCGCCTGAAACCGGAATATTCGGCGGACCTGGACGGCGTGGAAGCCAACGAGCGTCTGAAGAGCGCGCTCGCCGGCACGTCGGTCCTTTGGTCCTTGCACTGA
- a CDS encoding glycoside hydrolase family protein, whose product MFEINIDGRHRNAHRGTGLDILVGTAEDDEFIFNSAAMPTSQNKSAARPNPDLVEHPGKIGIGTWDLDGLGTALSDLRQFDFSWYTNWGHHRLWSAGGAGRNDERFVPMIWGRDEIATANFERLASAPSGYLLGFNEPDNAGQSNLSVGEALKLWPKLMDKNLELGSPACTQTETLGDDSWLGRFMDKADRKDYQVDFVAVHYYSDDGSVADFKAFLKDVRQEYHKPVWVTEWALVDWADRDRFTADEAADFAAEAIQMMDDLKFVKRHAWFGAYEAADGWNFNINTELIDAAGNLTAVGHVFQELTM is encoded by the coding sequence ATGTTTGAAATCAATATCGACGGTCGTCATAGGAATGCACATCGGGGAACAGGCTTGGATATCTTGGTCGGGACGGCTGAAGATGACGAGTTCATTTTCAACTCTGCTGCTATGCCAACGTCGCAGAACAAATCCGCAGCCAGGCCGAATCCAGATCTCGTGGAACACCCGGGGAAGATCGGTATCGGTACCTGGGACCTCGACGGGCTAGGCACAGCGTTATCCGATCTCAGGCAGTTCGATTTCAGCTGGTACACAAACTGGGGTCACCATCGTCTCTGGTCGGCCGGTGGGGCTGGCAGGAATGATGAGCGTTTCGTACCGATGATCTGGGGCAGGGATGAAATCGCGACTGCCAACTTCGAGCGGCTTGCCAGCGCCCCGTCCGGCTATCTGCTTGGATTCAACGAGCCAGACAATGCGGGTCAGTCCAATCTCAGCGTCGGAGAGGCGCTTAAGCTTTGGCCAAAGCTGATGGACAAGAACCTGGAGCTCGGCTCCCCGGCTTGCACGCAGACAGAGACGCTCGGTGACGATTCATGGCTTGGCAGGTTCATGGATAAGGCGGACCGCAAAGATTATCAGGTAGATTTTGTCGCTGTGCATTACTATTCCGACGACGGCAGCGTTGCGGATTTCAAGGCATTTCTGAAGGACGTGAGGCAGGAATATCACAAGCCTGTATGGGTGACTGAATGGGCTCTCGTCGATTGGGCGGATCGGGACCGGTTCACGGCCGACGAAGCAGCCGATTTCGCTGCCGAAGCGATCCAGATGATGGATGATCTGAAGTTCGTGAAGCGTCATGCCTGGTTCGGTGCCTATGAGGCCGCCGACGGCTGGAACTTCAACATTAACACCGAACTCATCGATGCCGCGGGCAACCTGACAGCCGTGGGTCACGTATTTCAGGAACTGACGATGTAA
- a CDS encoding GFA family protein yields the protein MTENGSHTGKCFCGSVEIEVSGDPAAMGFCHCSSCRTWSAGPVNAFTLWPPEKVRIVKGADNLVDYQKTANSVRKSCKICGGHLMTDHPLWSVTDVYAAIVPTLPFEPALHVNYQETVLPMKDGLPKYRDVPTALGGTGELIVE from the coding sequence ATGACAGAGAATGGCAGCCACACCGGAAAATGCTTCTGCGGCTCAGTTGAGATCGAGGTGAGCGGCGACCCGGCCGCCATGGGCTTTTGTCATTGCAGTTCATGTCGGACGTGGTCGGCGGGACCCGTGAATGCCTTCACGCTTTGGCCGCCCGAGAAGGTCCGGATCGTCAAGGGCGCGGACAATCTCGTCGATTATCAGAAGACCGCCAACAGCGTGCGCAAATCGTGCAAAATCTGCGGTGGACATCTTATGACCGACCATCCGCTCTGGAGTGTCACCGACGTTTATGCAGCAATTGTTCCAACACTGCCGTTCGAACCCGCGCTCCATGTAAACTATCAGGAGACTGTGCTGCCGATGAAGGACGGATTACCCAAATATCGGGACGTTCCCACGGCTTTGGGCGGGACGGGAGAATTGATCGTGGAGTGA
- a CDS encoding M10 family metallopeptidase C-terminal domain-containing protein has translation MSSNNIIIGFGGDDFIFGAAGNDKINAGAGEDEVNGGKRNDDITGGAGVNHLTGGKGNDILIGGEGRDVITGCDGEDIFRYLPGQLKQSGSQNNEVVTDFQQIAGVGGDKIQIPAGTSVTFNEAIKLSGGTVDGWFFQYSGGGIFGWMVLAGFRRRATGSLVSPPPLLRSH, from the coding sequence ATGTCTTCGAATAACATCATTATTGGCTTCGGCGGTGATGACTTCATCTTCGGCGCGGCCGGAAACGACAAGATCAACGCCGGCGCCGGCGAGGACGAGGTCAACGGCGGCAAGAGGAATGACGACATCACGGGTGGCGCGGGCGTCAATCATTTGACTGGTGGGAAAGGCAACGACATTCTAATCGGTGGTGAAGGCCGCGACGTGATCACCGGCTGCGACGGCGAAGACATTTTCCGGTATCTACCGGGCCAGCTGAAGCAAAGTGGCTCACAGAACAACGAAGTAGTCACCGATTTTCAACAAATCGCGGGTGTTGGCGGCGATAAGATCCAGATTCCCGCCGGAACCTCGGTCACTTTCAACGAGGCGATCAAATTGAGCGGCGGCACGGTGGATGGTTGGTTTTTTCAGTATAGTGGCGGAGGTATTTTCGGCTGGATGGTGCTCGCTGGCTTCAGACGGCGCGCGACTGGGAGTTTGGTTAGTCCACCCCCACTGCTGCGAAGCCATTAG
- a CDS encoding TfuA-like protein, with amino-acid sequence MKVLFVGPSLPDAASIVDPGVIVRPPATQGDVMAAIDDGATIIGLVDGGFEYTAPVWHKEILYGLSRGVKILGAASMGALRAAECHTYGMIGIGRIFEEYRDGTVIDDADVALLHAPAEMNYLPLTVPMVNVKATLLQAGNDTVITPNEGDSLERSATDIFFKERTWVKIVQNCQDLAPPRKLELGRLLPIAQIDQKRRDAIALVECLRYPDSVAAPAVAWTFQTTPFWREKFGLFHE; translated from the coding sequence ATGAAAGTCCTGTTCGTTGGCCCCAGCCTTCCAGATGCCGCCTCGATCGTGGATCCCGGCGTAATCGTTCGCCCTCCAGCAACACAAGGCGACGTCATGGCGGCCATTGACGACGGTGCGACCATTATCGGTCTCGTCGATGGCGGCTTCGAATATACCGCGCCCGTCTGGCACAAGGAGATTCTCTACGGTCTCTCAAGGGGCGTGAAAATCCTTGGCGCGGCAAGTATGGGGGCACTCCGCGCGGCGGAATGTCATACCTACGGCATGATCGGTATTGGTCGGATCTTTGAAGAATACCGTGACGGGACCGTGATCGACGACGCGGACGTCGCGCTTCTTCATGCCCCCGCGGAGATGAACTACCTTCCCCTCACGGTGCCGATGGTGAATGTCAAGGCCACGCTGCTCCAAGCTGGAAACGACACGGTCATCACGCCCAATGAGGGAGATAGCCTCGAGCGAAGTGCAACTGACATATTCTTCAAAGAGCGAACTTGGGTCAAGATTGTCCAGAATTGCCAGGACCTTGCTCCGCCTCGGAAACTTGAACTCGGCAGATTGCTTCCAATCGCGCAGATCGACCAGAAGCGTCGCGATGCGATTGCGCTGGTGGAATGCCTGAGATATCCAGATTCGGTCGCCGCACCGGCCGTGGCCTGGACGTTCCAGACAACACCTTTTTGGCGAGAGAAGTTTGGACTATTCCATGAGTAG